The DNA region CGTCGTTGGGCAGGCGATCTACACGAGAACAACCGTTGACAAACATAGCTTAGATCAGTTACAAACAATATAAACATAAAAACTCGGGAAGACCCCGGGTTTTTTTACATTTCGACACATGTTATTCGCAAAGAATTCTGAAAACATTACCATGAGACGTAATGGATGTAGGGAAGGGGGACGAAAAATGCGATGGACAGCTGAAGATATAGAGAAATTTGAAGCGGAAAAAGAGTTTATCGATACGGCTTTAATCCCAATTTTTTCATTTTCAGTGGAGCAAATCGGCGTTGATGTCGTTAAGGAACAAAAGTGGTTGGAGGAGATTTGCGTCTATACGGAACGGCAACTAACAGGAAGAGTGTTGCTATTTCCTACGCTATATGCGCTAGACCCGGAGTGGCGATATGATCTATTGATTAGCGAGCCGTTTCGTTACCAGCAATGTGTGACGACGAACCCTCTTTTGGCGGAGAAATTGGAGGAGCAAGGGTTGTCTGTTTATTTATTGGGACGAGCCGAAGATGAGGAAGATTTAGCGACAATGGTTAAAGAAGGGAAGAAGCTGACGAATCTGATTATGGAACGCTGGAAAAACAAGTCAGCGCAAACTTAGCAATGTAAAAAAAGGATTACCAGTCGCAATTATTACAAAATTTGAACAGTTGTCACAAATTGTTCACAAAGTGGAAGGAAAGATATTCTTGACACTTTAGAAATCCTTTCTTATGATTGGTATGTCCTAGTGTTATCATCGTGTTAATGTTGTCCAGAATGGACTTTTTTAGATGTAAGGATAGGAGGTCAAGAATCAATGAGTAAGAAAGACATTTCCAGGCGGACATTCCTGAACTACATGCTGATGGGAACCGGCGGGTTTCTAGCAGCGGGAATGATCACTCCGATGGCTCGTTTCGCTCTAGATCCCGCATTGAAAAGCGGGGCGGGAGAGGGAGACTTGGTCCCTGTTACGACAGTGGACGAGTTGAGCGGCGAACCGCAACGTTTTGACTTTAAAGTTAAAACAGTTGATGGTTGGTACCAGACAGAAACGCCGATGTCCGCATGGGTCTACAAGCGCGGGGAAGAGATTGTTGCTTTATCGCCAATTTGTAAGCACCTCGGATGCACGGTGCAATGGAATACGAATCAATCGCATCCGGACCATTTCTTCTGTCCATGCCATGACGGCTTCTACACGAAGGACGGGAATAACGTGCCGCACACGCCGCCGTTAGCGCCGTTAGACGTGTATGAAGTAGATGTGCAAGAAGGCAAAGTTTACCTTGGTAAGCCGCAGCCAAATCCAGTAAAGGGGGCGTAAGTTTAGATGATCAAGCAAGTTTATGATTGGGTCGATGAGCGCCTCAATATTACACCGATGTGGCGCGATCTTGCCGACCATGAAGTGCCTGAGCATGTGAACCCGGCGCATCATTTTTCTGCGTTCGTGTACTGCTTTGGCGGATTGACTTTCTTTATTACAGTCATCCAAATTTTATCCGGTATGTTTTTAACGATGTATTATGTTCCAGACGTCATTCACGCTTATGAGTCTGTAAAGTACTTACAGAATGAAGTGGCGTTCGGTGTCATTGTTCGCGGAATGCACCACTGGGGAGCCAGTCTCGTCATTGTCATGATGTTTTTACATACACTTCGTGTGTTCTTCACCGGGTCGTACAAGCATCCACGTGAGTTAAACTGGGTTGTTGGAATGATGATTTTCTTTACCATGTTAGGTTTAGGCTTTACAGGGTATCTATTACCTTGGGATAACACAGCTTATTTTGCGACAAAAGTAGGGGTAGAGATTGCTGCTACGGTTCCGTTTATCGGAGACTTTATCAAAACCCTACTCACAGGCGGAGATATTCTTGGCGCTCAAACGCTTACTCGCTTCTTTGCGATTCATGTATTCTTCTTGCCGGGCGCATTATTGGGGCTTCTAGGGGCGCACTTTGTAATTATTCGTAGACAAGGTATTTCTGGACCTCTATAAAATTTAGAAGAATAGTTAATCGACGAGAAGAAGGAGGTATAATGAGCAATGGCAAACAACGATAAGACAAAGATCGAATATGTCGGCGATTCGCGTGTTCCCGCGAAAAAACATCCGAACATTTCGCCATCTTACTCTGAATTTCCGGGTAAAACGGAAGCGTTTTGGCCTAACTTTCTACTGAAAGAATGGATGGTTGCAGCGGTTGCTTTAATGGGTTATTTAATTTTGACGGTGAGTCAGCCTGCGCCATTAACGGATATGGCGGATCCGACGAACACGTCGTTTACACCGCTGCCCGACTGGTACTTTTTATTCCTTTATCAATTGTTAAAATATCCTTGGGCATCAGGGACTCCTTGGGTTCTAATGGGAACTGTGGTGCTTCCGGGATTAATGTTCGGTGGCTTGATGTTAGCCCCGTTCCTGGACCGCGGACCTGAGCGTAGATGGACAAAACGTCCTGTTGCTTCTGGCTTGATGTTTCTAGGTGTAATCAGCGTTGCTTTCTTAACGTGGGAGGCAATGGACGGATACAAAAAAATGGAAGCAAGTAAAGCAGAAGCAGCGGCTGAGGCTGGAGAACCTGGCGGGGATTCGGGCGGAGCAGCTGCGCCCCCAGCGGCAGAACTTGATTCTGATGATCCTGGCGCTGAAATCTGGGCGGCTCAAACGAGCTGTGTTAGTTGTCACGGCGCGGATATGTCCGGAGGCGGCGGACCCCCGTTAACGGATGTCGGTTCAAGATTGTCGGCAGATGAGATTAAGGATGTCATTGTCAACGGGGCAGGCATTATGTCTGCTGGAATGTTCGATGGCACGGATGAAGAATTAGATCAATTAGTCGAATTCTTGGCTGAACAAAAGTAAAGATGATGTGTTAAAATATGAAACTGACTGCAGTTGTATCGGCAGTCAGTTTTTTTATCATTATTTGAGACAAAATTTGGGAGGAACAACAGATTGTTCATGCAATGGTTCAGGTCATCTTTGAAAAAATCTTGGTTTCTAGGCAGTTTAATCGTCGTCAACTTTTTAGGGACTATCTACGGCTTCTATTGGTACAAAAACCAGTTAGCCCAAACGGAGCCGGCGCTGTTGCGTGTGTTTGTCCCTGACAGTCCCGCTGCTAGCGGACTTTTCACGCTCTTTTTGATCGCGTTGTGGCTTGGACGCAGCTTTCCGAGTTTAGAAGCGTTTGCCGCTGTGACCAATCTAAAATACGGTGTGTGGGCAGTCGCGGTCATTATTTGGGGCTGGGCGTTAGGCGGAGAACGGCAATGGACCGACTACATGCTGATTTTTTCACACGGGGGAATGGCCTTTGAAAGCTTGCTCTACGCTCGCTTTTATACGATTCGATTTATCCACTTGCTGCCCGTTGCGATCTGGCTCGTCTGGAATGACGCAATGGACTATTTGGTCGGCTTGCATCCTTGGCTGCCATCGGTGATGTACCCCTCTCACGTTTCGACTGTCGGCTGGTTCACCTTTTTACTAACGGTTCTATCCTTGACGATCATCTATCTTGTTGTGAGACCTAAAAAAGGGGTCTAATCTTGTCCACCTCCCCATAAGATGAATAGTAGATAGCAAACGTTGCGTTCACCCAGGGGAGGGGTACAAGTTGAAAAAAAAGTGGAAACAATGGACAATCATCATCTTCCTGGCAATTTTTTCTAGTTTCAGTCAAACGGTAGCGGGAACGGTAACTGCCGCAGAATCCGAGGGAAGAAACAATCAGCAAAATAACATGGAGACCTTAGACCGCCTTTCTCAAGAAATCGTGACGCTCGTCGAACAGGAACAACTAGCCCACGCCAAAGGGAAACTAGAACAGTTAGGGGAGCTGTTTACACATATCGGAACAGAACGGCGGATCAGTATTGAGGCGCTAGAACTCGCCACGCAAACGATCGTCCAGGGAAAAAAGGCGTTAGCCGACGTGACACCGGATAAAAAGGAAGCCATTTTGCGGGCCAAGCAGATCCGAATTCTTGTCGATGCCTTATCACATCCGAACCAACCGATTTGGAAAAGCTATCATTCTACTTATTCGCAACAGGTTGGCGAGATGATGAATCAAGCGGGGCGATCCCGACAAGAAGGATTGCGTAAATCGTTGCAACTAAACTATCAATTGTATTCAACGCTTAAACCAGCCATCGCCTTAAATCAGACGCCATCGACGATCCAAATGATGGACTCGATCTATCAATTCATCAATCAACAAGCCCATGGACAAGATGTCGACTGGGAAGCTACGCAAAATTCATTACAGCAATTGCAAGAAGTCACAGGCAACCTCTTTTTAGGCAAAGAACAAAACACCCTTGCCCTGTATATGAACAGTAACTCGCCGATAGCGATGATCTCCATGATCAGCCTGATTCTATTCACGGCGTTATCCTATGTTGCCTGGCGGATGTATCGCGGTACACGGTTTCAAATGTAAAAGGGGTAATGCTGCTTGAAGTGAATAGGGACAAAGCAAGCGATGACGCTTGCTTTTTTGTTGCTTGTTGAGGTGGGCGCGGTCATGTAGACGCGTTGGAACTCACTGCATGGAAAAGTGAGGGGCGTTGACCGTCACTCGTAGTTGACAAAAGTCCAACTAAATAAGCGTGAGTAAAACAATTACCTGGAGTTAGTTGTCAAAACTCGTGTTATGATAGGGAGCATCAGGACATCAAATGATGGAAAAAGAGTTGCGCTAGTCAATCACTTTAAAATTGACGGTTGCTTTGATCGCAAATCTTTGTTGATCTCGATCCTCCCCTGAATCACTGGAGAACTGGGTGACGCCATGTACAATGTAATTGCCAGGTGGAAAATCATCCGTATTTAAAAAATCTTCCATAAACATCACATAATCCATCGGGTCCTGATCGGCGCTGAATCCTCCGCTTTTTGCGTATTTTTCTCGATAAGGGGTCACGCTCCCTTTTTTAAGCGTTGTGGTCAATCCAATATCATTGACGGGGTAATCGATTTCATATCCTCTCGTCTGCTCGCGCATTGGAAAAAGAATAGCAGATGAGGAGTGATGAATCGTGATTTCTTCTTTGTCGCCTATGTACTCTAGTTCACCGTATAAATTGATCTCTTCTCCTACCTCATATGCGCCTTTTTCACTCACGAGTCGGAAGACGAAGTCACCCTCAACAGTTTCATCCGTTGTGTTTGTTACATCGGAATCCTGTAAGTGATCGCCGCGATCCATCTGATTCGGCGCCCCGCAAGCGGTAATGCAAAGCAAGAATATAGCTGTGAGTATCTTATTCATTTTAATTTCCCCTCCTTTGTAGATTTGGACGATCTGGTTTGGAAAAATGTTGCGCGATTGCTCACCTAGCGCAGGGGAGGCTATCCAGTGTGGACAATGAGAGATTTGGTGTGCGGAGGCTCTATTTCGCAACGTTTTTTAGGCAGAAACGTTATTACCTCCTAGTAAAGTGGCAACCATATTTTCTGCAAGTGATTATTTTTATGGAAAGGGGTGGAAAAAATGAGTATACATAGGGAGGAAGTTGTAAGCGTATTGTCCCGATATCAAAATGGAACTTTATTAAAAGTAATTTGGGACAACGGTGAAAAAGCCATCTATGAATTTGAGACGATGTATGATTCAACGAACGGTTTGGAAATGGATGATCCGAATTACAGAGAATTTCATCTTGCATTATTTAAAGAATATAAAAATCCAAATAATTTCATAGAAGTAGGTAGCGGAGAAAATATCCCGATCTATATTGAGGTTTTGGATGCAAATGAAGTTATTTGGGATATACAAAATAAATGTTAATATCAAAACGCGTCAAAAAACGATATCGTTTAAAGGAAAGACATGATCGAAGGAATTTTTTTTTAAGTGATTCGGCGGGATTGTCAGTACTCTGAGCGATTGATCATTATCCTAATGAGAATCCGTCCGAGCTCGGTGTCGTTGTTCGGTCGTTCATCAAACGATTAAGCTCGGACCTCGAGCCATCACCCGCAAAAATCATCTCCTATCCCACTGTAAAGGCCACAACTCCCGCTAGAGCTGGACTGTATGCGGTGGTCTCGTCTGTAAAGGTCTTATCTCCCTTTAGAGTGGGATTACCCGCAAAAATCATCTCCTATCCCTCTGTAAAGGCCACAACTCCCGCTAGAGCTGGGCTGTATGCGGTGGTCTCGTCTGTAAAGGTCATATCTCCCTTTAGAGTGGGATTCCCCGCAAAAATCATCTCCTATCCCTCTGTAAAGGTCACAACTCCCGCTAGAGCTGGACTGTAAGCGGTGTTCTCGTCTGTAAAGGTCATATCTCCCTTTAGCGTGGGATTCCACCTTGAAAATCATCTCCTATCCCTCTGTAAGGTCACAACTCCCGCTAGAGCTGGGCTGTATGCGGTGGTCTCGTCTGTAAAGGTCTTATCTCCCTTTAGAATTAGCCCTACCTTGATCCGTCAGCTAGCGCTCACTCCCTCCCCAATCTCGGCCCGCCCGCCCATGTTTCCATCAGTGGTTGCTTGACCGCTCTCCCCATCCCGGATCGGACCCTAAGCCTCTTTCAATGGCCGTTTGTTTTCGTCGTGGGTAAAGCCCTCACCGAGCACTTCGCGGACGTCGCTAACGATGATGAAGGCATAGGGATCGATCGCATGCGCAATCGCTTTGAGCCTCACAATTTCATTCCGATTCACGACGCAATAGAGAATATCCTTCGAGCTGCCTGTCCAACCGCCGCGGCCATTTAACAACGTTGCGCCTCGCTCCATCTCCTTCAACACCTTTTTGGCGATATGTTGATTGCTATCGGAAATAATCGTCACCGCTTTTGCCGAGTAAGCGCCTTCTTGCACGAAATCGATCACGCGGGTGCCGATAAACACAGCAACGAGCGTGTACATCGCTCCCGTTAAATTCAAGTACAACAACGACAGTCCGATTACAAATACATCGACCATAAAGATGACGCGCCCAATACTCCACCCTTTATATTTATTTAAAATCCGGGCGATGATGTCGCCGCCGCCTGTTGTCCCGCCGGCGCGAAAAACGATGCCGAGTCCGATTCCAACAGTCACCCCCGCGTACAAAGCCGCTAACAGCGAATCATCCAAAGGAAGTCGAAAAGAGCTAAACAGACTCAAAAACACAGACAAAGAAACGGTGCCGATTACAGTATAGATCAGAGAGAGACGGCCCAATGTCCGCCATCCTAAAATAAGCAATGGAATATTTAAAGCGAGGTTGACTAACCCAGGATCCCAGTTGAAAATGAACTTCAGTAAAATTGTAATCCCCGTTACGCCGCCCTCAGCTAAATGGTTCGCAATGTTAAAATAATTAATGCCAAAGCCTGTGATCGCTGAGCCGACCAAAATCATAAATACATTTTTAAAATGAGTCTCTATCGTATTCATCGTCTTTTACCACCTCAAAAGTTGGAATCAACGCGTCCATTTTTCCCTTAAAAATCTGCAAGCTACTCTTTGGGCCCAAAAACTTTAAAATTCCACTAAAGGGCCTACAGCGCAACAGTCTACCGTTATTCTGTATAATGTCAGGATGTCCAATTATAGATGAAGCTAATAAACGCATGTTATAATATTGTAACAAATGTTGGAATAGGAAAGGGAGGCAGAACGATGAACAAAGAGTTAACGATCAAGGGGATGCAGCGCGAAGTCGATCAGTACATCTCTCAATTCAAAGAAGGATATTTTAGCCCGTTGTCATTAATGGCTCGCTTGACGGAAGAAGCGGGGGAGTTGGCTCGTGAGGTCAATCATCATTATGGCGAAAAACCGAAGCGCGATGATGAAGAAGAAAACAGTATCGAAATGGAGTTGTCTGACTGCATGTTCATTTTGACTTGCTTCGCCAATTCATTAAATATTGATTTAGAAGAGTCATTTTATAAAATGATGCATAAGTTTAATACAAGGGACGCAAATCGTTGGACGCGGAAAGAACAGGAATAGGCGGCGCTTCTTTCCAAGTATCTTTGTTTCCTGTATAATTTGAAAACAACAATCGATTACAAAATTATTTGCGGCTTGGCGGACAGATGTCCAGATTTTTTTCGTAACATCCGCCGAAACATGGAAAATAGACGTTGTACATAGACTAAGCTTATAAGATAAAGAGGTTCGGAAAAGGAGAGAACGATGACGATAAAAGTAGCGATTGCAGGTTCAAAAGGGAAAATGGGAGTCGAAGCGGTGAAAATGGTTCATGCGGATGAGGCGTTTACGCTTGTCGCAGAAATCGGCCGTCCTGGCTCAGTGTATACAGAGGAAAATGGCGCGCCTTATTTTGGCGATGTCGCGGAAGCATTGGAGAAAACGAAGCCTGATGTGTTGGTCGATCTGACGACGCCACAGTCCGCGAAGGAAAATATGGAAACGGCGCTGCGTTTAGGGGTTCGTCCTGTTGTCGGCACAACTGGGTTCAGCGCGGCAGATATCGAGAGTTTGGACAAGCTTTGTCGGGAAAAAGGGGTCGGAGCGATCATTGCGCCCAACTTTGCGATCGGAGCGATTTTGATGATGAAGTTTGCCCGCGAGGCGGCGAAATATATGCCGCATGTGGAGATCATCGAGATGCACCACGATCAAAAGCTAGACGCTCCGTCTGGGACGGCGATTAAAACAGCTGAAATGATTCAAGAAACGCGCCCAGAATTAAAGCAAGGCCACCCAGAAGAAGAGGAAGTAATCGACGGCGCGCGTGGCGGGGTTGTAAACGGTTTTCGAATTCACAGTGTCCGCTTGCCAGGTTTGGTCGCCCACCAAGAAGTGTTGTTTGGACATACCGGGCAAACGTTAAGTATCCGTCATGATTCGATCAACCGCGAATCGTTTATGCCAGGCATTCGGTTAGCGATCAACAAGGTGATGGAGATTGAAGGGTTAGTTTACGGCTTAGACCAAATTATGGAATAACGAGCACGAAGGGGAGCGAAAAAACATGGATATCGCCTTAATTGCCCATGATAAAAAGAAAACAGAACTCGTCAACTTTATGATTGCCTATGAACAAATTTTTTCGGAACATAACTTGTATTCAACAGGAACGACGGGCCTGCGGATTATGGAAAATACCAACTTGCAGCTTGAACGATTGAAGTCGGGACCGATGGGCGGCGACCAACAGATCGGAGCCCTCATTGCGACAGGCGCGCTTGATCTGGTCATTTTTTTCCGCGACCCGTTAACGGCTCAACCGCATGAACCAGATGTCAGCGCCTTGCTTCGTTTGTGCGATGTGTACGGTATTCCGTTGGCGACGAATGCGGCCACAGCGGAGCTGTTGTTAATGGCGGTTGAAAAAGGTTTTTTCGATTGGCGCGAGACCGTTGATAAATACAAAGGAGCGATCGACCTAGATGACGATTGATATTTTGGCAATCGGGGCGCATGCTGACGACATTGAAATTGGGGTAGGCGGAACGCTGCTGAAACATCGTTTGCAAGGAAGGACAATCGCTTTGTGCGATCTCACATTGGCGGAACTGTCGTCGAATGGGGACGTGGAAACGAGATTACGCGAAGCGGAAGCGGCTCGTCAGACGTTGGGCGCCGAGCAACGGATTCAACTGGAACTTGGCGATCGCCAGTTACGGGTCAGCGATGAGCAGATTCGGGCGATTGTCGCCGTCATTCGGCAGCTGCGACCGAAATTGATTTTTGCTCCTTTTTGGAAAGATCGTCATCCCGACCATGAACATGCTAGCCGTTTGGTTCGCGAGGCGGCTTTTAGCGCGGGCATTCGTCATTATGCCCCTGAAACAGGAGCGGCCCATCGTCCGCAATCGGTGTTCTATTATTTTATAAACGATTTTGTCGAGCCTGATTTTTGTGTCGATGTGACGAATGTGTATGAGCAAAAAATGGACGCCCTAGAATGCTACCAAAGTCAATTTTTACCGTCTGATGGAACCGTTGTTACGCCGTTAAACAGCGGTTATTTTGAACAAATCAGAAGCAGGGAATATCTTTTTGGTCGAAAAATTGGAACGGGTTTTGCAGAGGGTTTCAAAACGAACACCACTTTAGCGCTAGACTACTTGGTTTAAAGGGGATCCAGGACACGATGAAAATTGGAATAACTTGTTACCCTACCGTGGGCGGCTCCGGCGTTATTGCGACTGAACTCGGCAAATTGTTGGCCGAACGGGGTCATGAAGTCCATTTCATTACGTCGGACATGCCTTTTCGACTCGGCAAATTTTATAAAAACATTTACTATCATGAAGTGGAAACGAGCAGCTATGATGTGTTTCGCTACCCGCCGTATGAATTGAGCTTGGCCAGCCGCATGGCGGAAGTGGCCCGAAATGAACAGTTAGACGTGCTGCATGTGCATTATGCGATACCGCATGCGATTAGCGCTTTTTTGGCGAAAGAAATGGTCGGCGAGCAACTCAAAATCGTGACAACGTTACATGGCACGGACATAACGGTGCTCGGGCACGATCGATCGCTCAGCGATATTATTCGATTTGGAATTGAGCGGAGCGATGTCGTTACCGCCGTTTCGCAAGACTTGATCGATAAGACCAAGCAAGTGTTAGGGATCGAGCAACCGATTGAAAAAGTATACAATTTTATCGACAAACGTGAATATTATCCGCGCGATGTGAGTGATTATCGTCAAGAATTAGCGCCTAGCGGAGAAAAGATTTTGATCCATGTGTCCAACTTTCGTCCAGTCAAAAGGGTGCTAGATGTGGTCCGTATTTTTCATCAAACGCTTCAACATATGCCAGCAAAATTGTTGTTTATCGGTGAGGGGCCTGATACCGCGGCGGCGCGCCAATTGGCGGTTGAACTAGGAGTGAGTGAACATGTTCGCTTTTTAGGTAAACAGGAAAAGCTTGCTTTTATGTACTCGCTTGCCGATCTGTTATTGTTGACCTCGGAAAAAGAAAGTTTCGGGCTTGTGGCGTTGGAGGCGATGGCTTGCGGGTTGCCGGTTGTGGGCACAACGGCGGGCGGGATTCCCGAAGTGGTGACCGATGGGGAAACGGGTTTTTTGCGACCGATCGGTGATGTCGAGGGGATGACGAAACAAGTCGTTCGCTTGTTAAGTGATCAAAAGCTGTACGATCGCTTTTCTAAAAATTCATTGGGACGCGCGTACCACGAGTTTTGTCAGGATCAAATTGCGAGCCAATACGAAGCGATTTATGAACGGATTTGCGCTCAGCCCGCCGCGAACACGCGCTAGGGGGTTATCGACATGGAGCAAGCTGCTCGCGGATTGCTTGAATATCTTGAACAACACGGTCATACCGCCTACGAAGTAGGCGGTTGTGTGCGTGATCGGCTGCTTGGCTATCCAATCCAAGACATTGATATCGCGACCTCGGCTACCCCCGATCAAATGTTAGCGCTGTTTCCGCGAGCGATCCCGACTGGGATCAAACACGGTACAGTGACCGCGTTTTGGCAGGATCATGCTTTTGAAGTGACGACGTTTCGAATCGACGGCTCATACAGTAACCATCGGCAGCCGGATCAAGTTCAGTTTGTCGACGACATCACGCTTGATCTAGCCCGGCGCGATTTCACGATCAACGCGATGGCTGTTAATCGGCGCGGTCAGTTGATCGATCCGTTTGGCGGACAGCAAGATTTGGAGCGCCGCTTGCTTCGATCGGTTGGCGATCCGCAACGACGTTTTTCGGAAGATGCGTTGCGGATTTTACGCGGGATCCGTTTTAGCGCCCGATTTGATCTGGAAATTGAACCGCAAACGTGGGCGGCAATGTTGGATTGCGCGCCCATGCTTACCGCCATTTCTCGCGAACGGATTCGCGATGAACTGGCGAAGATGGTCGGGGGAGTTCGCCCACGACGCGCATTATCGCTCTTGGCGACGCCTGGTTTGTTGCCGTTTGACGAGTGGATCGCATTATTTGCATCCATCCCAATTGCAGCGTTGCCGTCAGGCTATTCAGTACTTTCCGAACGAGGGCGTTGGGTTGCGTTATGGTTACAGGCGGACTGGGAATTAGAGCGTTGTCGCCGACTGTTGCGTTCATGGCGATTTTCAAATCAGGAACAGCGGGACAAGCTTCATTTGCTGGCTGCGGTTCGGGCGCTGCCTAGGGCGACGACGGATGATCGCCAGGCAAAACGACTCTTGCTGTCTTACGGGCTTGCGTTAATGTTAGAAGCAGAACAGTTGACGCGTTGGCGAAGTTCACAAGTAGACTTTGCTGAAACTTCGCGTATTGAACAGCGTTGGCGTCGGTTGGATGCCCAAATCGAGATTCGCGAACCAAGGCAGCTCGCAATCGGTGGACAGGCATTGATCGATGTTTTTGGACGCGAAGCCGGCCCGTGGGTCGGGGAAACATTACATACGTTATTTGAACAGGTCGCGCTCAACGGACTCCCCAATCAGCGGGAACCCCTGTTGGCGGCGGCAAGAAAGGTTTGGAACGAACGTGAAGGAACAAATACTGAGATTATTTAAAGAAGCGAACGGTCAGTTTGTATCGGGGGAAGCGCTCAGCGAGGCGTTAGGTTGTTCGCGCACCGCAATTTGGAAGCATATAAGTGAGCTGCGGGCGCAAGGCTATCAGTTTGAGGCGGTTCGTCGCTCGGGTTATCGGCTGTTGGCTACCCCGGATATTCCGTATGCTGAACAAGTCAAAGCGGGTCTCAACACACAGAGGTTAGGGTGTGAAACCCATTTTTTTGAAACCGTGGAATCGACGCAAACAGAGATCCACGCGTTAGCGCGAGCGGGAGCGCCCGAAGGAACGGTCGTTATTGCCGATGAACAAGTGAAGGGAAAAGGCCGATTGGGGCGTTCCTGGCACT from Ammoniphilus oxalaticus includes:
- the bshA gene encoding N-acetyl-alpha-D-glucosaminyl L-malate synthase BshA; protein product: MKIGITCYPTVGGSGVIATELGKLLAERGHEVHFITSDMPFRLGKFYKNIYYHEVETSSYDVFRYPPYELSLASRMAEVARNEQLDVLHVHYAIPHAISAFLAKEMVGEQLKIVTTLHGTDITVLGHDRSLSDIIRFGIERSDVVTAVSQDLIDKTKQVLGIEQPIEKVYNFIDKREYYPRDVSDYRQELAPSGEKILIHVSNFRPVKRVLDVVRIFHQTLQHMPAKLLFIGEGPDTAAARQLAVELGVSEHVRFLGKQEKLAFMYSLADLLLLTSEKESFGLVALEAMACGLPVVGTTAGGIPEVVTDGETGFLRPIGDVEGMTKQVVRLLSDQKLYDRFSKNSLGRAYHEFCQDQIASQYEAIYERICAQPAANTR
- a CDS encoding CCA tRNA nucleotidyltransferase gives rise to the protein MEQAARGLLEYLEQHGHTAYEVGGCVRDRLLGYPIQDIDIATSATPDQMLALFPRAIPTGIKHGTVTAFWQDHAFEVTTFRIDGSYSNHRQPDQVQFVDDITLDLARRDFTINAMAVNRRGQLIDPFGGQQDLERRLLRSVGDPQRRFSEDALRILRGIRFSARFDLEIEPQTWAAMLDCAPMLTAISRERIRDELAKMVGGVRPRRALSLLATPGLLPFDEWIALFASIPIAALPSGYSVLSERGRWVALWLQADWELERCRRLLRSWRFSNQEQRDKLHLLAAVRALPRATTDDRQAKRLLLSYGLALMLEAEQLTRWRSSQVDFAETSRIEQRWRRLDAQIEIREPRQLAIGGQALIDVFGREAGPWVGETLHTLFEQVALNGLPNQREPLLAAARKVWNEREGTNTEII